In the Sediminibacter sp. Hel_I_10 genome, one interval contains:
- a CDS encoding deoxyribodipyrimidine photo-lyase, giving the protein MKQPLSIFWFRRDLRLDDNVGFYNALKADRPVLPIFIFDSEILDKLPKTDARLSFIYDTLQNMRKQLQEDYGSSIAMYHGKPLDVFKQLTKDYDVSSVYTNHDYEPYATTRDQALGDFLEENDIAFHTFKDQVIFEKDEVVKKDGDPYLVYTPYMKIWKEHFKDYDLTIYYTNDYLKNLVQNSRLPNLSLSDIGFERSQQQVEDYEVTPTLIQEYEDKRNYPAKDATSKLGPHLRFGTVSIRKMMKKAIAEKNEIFWQELIWREFFMQILWHFPETPKDAFKAKYDRIEWRNNEDEFKLWCEGKTGYPLVDAAMRQLNETGFMHNRVRMLVGSFLCKHLLIDWRWGEAYFAEKLHDYEMSSNVGNWQWVAGSGVDATPYFRIFNPTTQIDKFDKDRKFIKTYVPEFETDAYPEKMVDHKEARERCLKVYKEAVS; this is encoded by the coding sequence ATGAAACAGCCACTCAGTATATTTTGGTTTAGACGCGATTTAAGACTTGACGACAATGTTGGCTTTTACAATGCCTTAAAGGCTGACCGTCCCGTATTACCAATATTTATTTTCGATTCTGAAATATTAGATAAACTGCCAAAAACCGATGCACGTTTGTCTTTTATTTATGATACGTTGCAGAACATGAGAAAGCAACTTCAAGAGGATTATGGTAGTAGCATAGCCATGTATCATGGTAAACCCCTAGACGTTTTTAAACAATTAACTAAAGATTACGACGTCAGTTCGGTCTATACAAATCACGATTATGAGCCTTATGCAACAACTCGTGATCAAGCTTTAGGTGATTTTTTAGAAGAAAATGACATTGCGTTTCACACCTTTAAAGATCAAGTGATTTTTGAGAAAGACGAGGTGGTCAAAAAAGATGGTGACCCCTATTTGGTGTATACACCATACATGAAAATATGGAAAGAGCACTTTAAAGACTATGACCTCACCATTTATTATACCAATGATTATTTAAAAAATCTAGTTCAAAACTCTAGACTTCCCAATTTGAGTTTATCTGATATTGGCTTTGAAAGATCACAACAGCAAGTTGAAGATTATGAAGTGACGCCCACACTTATTCAGGAATATGAAGATAAAAGAAATTATCCCGCAAAAGATGCGACGTCAAAATTAGGTCCTCATCTTAGATTTGGTACCGTGAGCATTCGTAAAATGATGAAAAAAGCCATTGCCGAGAAGAATGAAATTTTCTGGCAAGAACTCATCTGGAGAGAATTTTTTATGCAAATTCTTTGGCATTTCCCAGAGACGCCCAAAGATGCTTTTAAAGCCAAATATGATAGAATTGAATGGCGCAATAACGAAGACGAATTTAAACTTTGGTGCGAAGGCAAGACGGGCTATCCTTTAGTAGACGCAGCGATGCGCCAGCTAAACGAAACTGGTTTTATGCACAATCGTGTACGCATGCTAGTTGGCAGTTTCTTATGCAAACACTTACTGATAGATTGGCGTTGGGGCGAAGCTTATTTTGCTGAAAAGTTACACGATTACGAAATGTCTAGCAACGTGGGCAATTGGCAATGGGTAGCCGGTTCTGGCGTAGATGCAACTCCATATTTTAGAATATTCAATCCTACCACCCAAATTGACAAATTTGATAAAGACCGAAAGTTCATCAAAACATACGTTCCCGAGTTTGAAACCGATGCATATCCCGAAAAAATGGTCGACCATAAAGAAGCTCGTGAACGTTGCCTAAAAGTCTACAAAGAAGCGGTAAGCTAA
- a CDS encoding UDP-glucose--hexose-1-phosphate uridylyltransferase, whose product MDSNLQDYSHKRLNILTGEWVLVSPHRAKRPWQGQNEKVSNENRPTHDPNCYLCAGNTRINGEKNPEYKDVFVFTNDFAALQSDSPEFSVAKGLFKAESEQGICKVICFSPDHSKSLADMEIADIEKVVAVWQNEYVSLSKDKVINYVQIFENKGAVMGCSNPHPHGQIWSQSTLPNEVEKKDHQQKVYFDKAHSSLLGDYLAQELEAKERVIYENESFVVLTPFWAVWPFETMIIPKQKQPDISKLTSKERLSFADAISKITKSYDLLFQTSFPYSSGIHQAPTNTALNEHWHWHMSFYPPLLRSATVKKFMVGYEMFGSPQRDITAEQAAERLRDLVVL is encoded by the coding sequence ATGGATTCAAACTTACAGGATTATTCACACAAGCGACTTAATATTCTTACTGGAGAATGGGTATTGGTTTCACCACATAGAGCCAAAAGGCCATGGCAGGGGCAAAATGAAAAGGTCTCTAATGAAAATCGACCAACTCATGATCCTAATTGTTATTTATGTGCTGGAAATACTAGGATTAACGGAGAGAAGAATCCAGAGTATAAGGATGTGTTCGTGTTTACCAATGATTTCGCAGCACTACAATCTGATTCTCCAGAATTTTCGGTAGCTAAAGGATTGTTTAAGGCAGAAAGTGAACAAGGCATTTGTAAGGTGATCTGTTTTAGTCCAGACCATTCTAAAAGTTTGGCGGATATGGAGATAGCAGACATCGAAAAGGTTGTTGCCGTTTGGCAGAATGAGTACGTGTCTTTGAGCAAAGATAAGGTGATTAATTACGTTCAGATTTTTGAGAACAAGGGTGCTGTAATGGGCTGTAGCAATCCGCATCCACACGGTCAAATTTGGAGTCAATCTACCTTGCCCAATGAGGTCGAAAAAAAAGACCATCAACAAAAAGTGTACTTTGATAAGGCACACTCCAGTTTGTTAGGAGATTATTTGGCTCAAGAATTGGAAGCTAAAGAACGAGTGATTTATGAAAATGAATCTTTTGTGGTGCTCACCCCTTTTTGGGCAGTTTGGCCATTTGAGACCATGATTATACCAAAACAAAAACAACCCGATATTTCTAAGCTTACAAGTAAAGAACGTTTGTCTTTTGCCGATGCTATTTCAAAAATAACGAAGTCTTATGATTTGTTGTTTCAAACCTCATTTCCATATTCTAGTGGAATCCATCAAGCACCAACCAATACTGCTTTAAATGAACATTGGCATTGGCATATGAGTTTTTATCCGCCATTATTGCGAAGCGCAACCGTTAAAAAATTTATGGTCGGTTATGAAATGTTTGGTTCTCCACAAAGGGATATTACAGCAGAGCAAGCTGCAGAAAGACTTCGGGATTTGGTGGTTTTATAG
- the galK gene encoding galactokinase, whose translation MNQGLLDKVSESFTEKYHTDPLLVFSPGRINLIGEHTDYNEGFVFPAAIDKGIMLAIQKSDAHTCQVLALDKKEHYAFDTTAIVPVANGGWRNYILGVVAEIHNLGLKVKPFNSVFAGDIPAGAGLSSSAALENSFVFGLNILFGLGLSKRQMITISQKAEHHFAGVKCGIMDQYASMFGVEDSALLLDCRSIASKTFQIDFKDYELLLVNSNVKHDLVESAYNDRRVVCEQVSAQLNVPFLRDVTKTALRGIRKDLSTEDYDKALYIVEENERVLAFSKAILDEDLQTLGTLLYQSHEGMRDKFKISCKELDFLVDITVSNPHILGARMMGGGFGGCTINLILSTAVEDFKKQISEQYVQQFGWECSIYSVKLSKGTHLTK comes from the coding sequence ATGAATCAAGGTTTATTAGATAAAGTGAGTGAAAGCTTTACTGAGAAGTATCATACAGACCCGCTGTTGGTGTTTTCACCAGGAAGAATTAATCTCATTGGGGAGCATACCGACTATAATGAAGGGTTTGTGTTTCCTGCCGCCATTGATAAAGGAATTATGCTGGCAATTCAAAAGAGTGATGCCCACACCTGCCAAGTTTTGGCTTTAGATAAAAAGGAACACTATGCATTTGATACAACAGCGATTGTTCCCGTTGCCAACGGGGGGTGGAGAAATTATATATTAGGGGTTGTTGCTGAGATTCACAATTTAGGACTCAAAGTAAAACCTTTTAATAGTGTATTTGCTGGAGATATTCCGGCAGGTGCAGGATTGTCTTCTTCGGCTGCTTTAGAAAATAGCTTTGTTTTTGGTTTAAATATACTTTTTGGTTTAGGGTTGTCTAAAAGGCAGATGATCACCATTTCGCAAAAAGCAGAGCATCACTTTGCGGGCGTAAAATGCGGGATTATGGATCAATATGCCAGTATGTTTGGCGTTGAAGATAGTGCGCTATTATTAGACTGTCGCTCTATAGCATCTAAGACCTTTCAAATTGATTTTAAGGATTACGAATTGTTACTCGTTAACTCCAACGTCAAACATGACTTGGTTGAAAGTGCCTATAATGATAGGAGAGTGGTTTGTGAACAGGTGTCTGCTCAATTAAACGTTCCATTTTTAAGAGATGTTACTAAAACTGCGCTACGAGGTATACGTAAAGATCTTTCTACGGAAGATTATGATAAAGCCCTGTACATTGTAGAAGAAAATGAACGGGTCTTGGCATTTTCAAAAGCCATTTTAGATGAAGATTTACAGACCTTAGGAACGCTATTATATCAATCTCACGAGGGTATGCGCGACAAATTTAAAATCAGTTGTAAAGAGCTGGATTTTTTGGTAGATATTACCGTATCTAATCCTCATATTCTTGGCGCTCGCATGATGGGCGGTGGTTTTGGTGGTTGTACCATAAACTTGATTTTATCAACTGCAGTAGAAGACTTTAAAAAGCAAATATCTGAGCAATACGTACAGCAATTTGGCTGGGAATGTTCAATTTATAGTGTCAAACTTTCAAAAGGAACGCACTTAACAAAATAA
- a CDS encoding GntR family transcriptional regulator, producing the protein MGIIVLQEKSSQPKYKQIVASIEAAVTNGELKKGDKLPSLNSIKMRYALSRDTVLMAYNELKTRGIVQSVVGKGYYLASESITIKQSVFLLFDEFNSFKEDLYNSFIENLGNDIQVDIFFHHFDEAIFSKLIYGSMGRYSHYVIMPANIEKAHLVIDKLPKDSVYVLDQTYPELSTYASIYQNFERDIVKGLSELLNYINAYKKMVLVYSEDVQPKGILSGFKAFCKTHNLSYEVVNSIKDRTPVDGEVYVLLDDRSLIRIIKKMKEQHLVLAKNIGIVSYNETMLKEIVEGGITTISTNFNHMGGRLAEMIINKEYQQIENPSNVIVRASI; encoded by the coding sequence ATGGGAATCATTGTGCTTCAGGAAAAATCAAGTCAGCCAAAATACAAGCAAATTGTGGCTTCTATTGAAGCAGCTGTCACCAATGGAGAGTTGAAAAAAGGAGATAAACTACCGTCACTTAATAGTATCAAGATGCGGTATGCACTCTCTAGAGACACGGTGTTAATGGCTTACAATGAATTGAAAACTCGAGGTATCGTACAATCTGTTGTTGGAAAAGGCTATTACTTAGCCAGTGAAAGCATCACGATTAAACAAAGTGTGTTCTTGTTGTTTGATGAGTTCAATTCCTTTAAAGAAGATTTGTATAATTCCTTCATTGAGAATTTAGGAAATGATATTCAGGTGGATATTTTCTTTCATCATTTTGACGAAGCTATTTTTAGCAAGCTAATTTATGGAAGTATGGGGCGATACAGTCACTACGTTATCATGCCCGCAAATATTGAGAAGGCGCACCTTGTTATTGATAAATTACCTAAGGATAGCGTTTATGTCCTAGACCAAACCTATCCGGAGTTGAGTACATATGCTTCGATTTATCAAAATTTTGAGAGGGATATCGTAAAAGGGCTTTCAGAGCTTTTAAATTACATAAACGCTTACAAAAAGATGGTTTTGGTGTATTCCGAAGATGTTCAGCCAAAAGGTATTCTTTCGGGATTTAAGGCCTTTTGTAAAACTCATAATTTAAGTTATGAAGTCGTGAATTCCATAAAAGACAGAACACCGGTTGACGGTGAGGTTTATGTGCTTTTGGATGATCGTAGTTTGATTAGGATCATTAAGAAAATGAAAGAACAACACTTGGTTTTGGCCAAAAATATTGGGATTGTGTCTTATAACGAGACCATGCTTAAGGAAATCGTAGAAGGAGGGATCACAACCATTTCTACCAACTTTAATCATATGGGTGGTCGTTTGGCAGAAATGATCATCAATAAGGAATATCAACAAATTGAAAACCCAAGTAATGTGATTGTTAGAGCATCAATCTGA
- a CDS encoding BON domain-containing protein: MKTNVELQTDVQNAIKWEPLLQAAEIGVTTKDGVVSLSGEVDSYAKKIEAENAAKSVIGVKGLIEKIKVKFSNSWKKTDTQITDDVLKALDASYSVPKDKLKIKVENGWITLSGELPWNYQRENAEYAINFLEGVKGVTNDISIRSVSQDAIEQKDVEKALRRSALEDSDIKVRVSGTTITLFGTVNSWYQKEEAERIAWKTNGIWHVKNELTIDYYYELVE; encoded by the coding sequence ATGAAAACTAATGTAGAATTACAGACAGACGTGCAAAACGCCATCAAATGGGAACCGTTATTGCAAGCTGCTGAAATAGGAGTAACAACAAAAGATGGAGTGGTTTCCTTAAGCGGGGAAGTAGATAGTTATGCTAAAAAAATAGAAGCCGAAAACGCAGCAAAAAGCGTGATTGGCGTTAAAGGTTTGATTGAAAAAATCAAAGTCAAGTTTTCCAATTCATGGAAAAAAACAGATACACAAATCACGGATGACGTCTTAAAGGCCCTCGATGCAAGCTATTCTGTACCAAAAGATAAATTAAAGATTAAGGTAGAAAATGGCTGGATTACATTATCTGGAGAGCTGCCTTGGAACTATCAACGGGAAAATGCCGAGTATGCTATTAACTTTCTTGAGGGAGTCAAGGGTGTGACCAACGATATTAGCATCCGATCTGTATCGCAAGATGCCATTGAGCAAAAAGATGTTGAAAAAGCCCTAAGAAGAAGTGCCTTAGAAGACTCTGATATTAAGGTAAGAGTTTCTGGTACCACTATCACCCTTTTTGGAACGGTGAATTCATGGTATCAAAAAGAAGAAGCAGAACGTATTGCTTGGAAAACAAACGGCATTTGGCACGTAAAAAACGAATTAACCATAGACTATTATTACGAGTTGGTTGAATGA
- a CDS encoding APC family permease: METTEAPHVIKDHKKLSVLASTAICGNDISSSVLYVSALAIAFAGQYAWITLLIVSLVLFLFRKIYGEVVGALPLNGGAYNGLLNTTSKSVASFAATLTLLSYMATAVISANEAVHYLHHLLPVFPVIIATIVLLVLFSALTIGGVSESAKVAIAIFIFHLASFVVLSGFILYFLFNNGIGLLVENWHVPTKDGSVIKAIFLGFAVSMLGVSGFESSANFVEEQQKGVFPKTLRNMWIVVSIINPLTAVFALALFALPVLQTDAYQNTLLIEMASYVGGNWLAILIGIDAFLVLSGAVLTSFVGVAGLLERMALDRILPQFFLKKNSKGSSYRIILIFLCLTISVLLITKGDVQVLAGVYTISFLSVMALFGIGNILLKVKRNRLPRPEKASWFAIIFAILAVLIALAGNIMIEPKEGMPSNLAVFLEYFISALIFILIMLNRTLLLKVLLKVIHSVFDPFRSLVLKTDKKILSVINNINSQEFIYFTENDTVETINKVLLYIQKNEHTKKLKIVTATKNGTAITDQFRNDINVVDREYPLIKIEFIELDENFGPDLITKLSKEWRIPINFMFIGSPGDHFPYKIEDLGGVRLII, encoded by the coding sequence TTGGAAACAACAGAAGCTCCTCATGTCATTAAGGACCATAAAAAACTTTCGGTTTTAGCCTCAACTGCCATTTGCGGAAACGATATTAGCTCCTCCGTTTTATATGTATCGGCTTTGGCCATAGCATTTGCCGGACAATACGCTTGGATTACCTTACTCATTGTCTCTCTAGTCCTTTTTCTTTTTAGAAAAATATACGGTGAAGTTGTGGGGGCCTTACCGCTTAATGGCGGTGCCTATAATGGTTTATTAAACACCACAAGTAAATCTGTTGCCTCATTTGCGGCTACCCTCACGTTATTATCCTACATGGCCACTGCTGTTATTTCTGCAAATGAGGCTGTTCATTATTTACACCATCTGCTTCCTGTGTTCCCTGTTATCATTGCCACGATTGTTTTGCTCGTTCTGTTTAGCGCACTGACTATTGGAGGTGTTTCAGAATCAGCAAAAGTAGCTATTGCCATTTTTATATTTCATTTGGCTTCTTTTGTCGTGCTCAGTGGCTTTATTCTATATTTTCTATTCAATAACGGTATCGGTTTACTCGTTGAGAATTGGCACGTCCCAACAAAAGACGGCAGTGTTATTAAAGCCATATTTTTGGGGTTTGCTGTATCCATGCTAGGCGTCTCAGGGTTTGAAAGTTCTGCCAACTTTGTTGAAGAACAGCAAAAAGGCGTGTTCCCAAAAACCTTGAGAAATATGTGGATTGTAGTGAGCATTATTAACCCGCTAACTGCTGTTTTTGCACTTGCATTATTTGCATTACCAGTATTACAAACCGATGCCTATCAAAATACACTTTTAATTGAAATGGCATCTTATGTAGGAGGTAATTGGCTAGCTATTTTAATTGGTATTGACGCGTTTTTAGTATTGAGCGGTGCTGTACTCACCAGTTTTGTGGGTGTTGCAGGACTATTGGAGCGCATGGCTTTAGACCGTATTTTACCCCAATTTTTTTTAAAGAAAAACAGTAAAGGAAGTTCGTATAGAATTATTCTTATTTTTTTATGCTTAACCATATCTGTTCTACTTATCACCAAAGGCGATGTTCAAGTTTTAGCAGGCGTCTATACCATCTCCTTTCTATCGGTTATGGCTCTTTTCGGGATTGGCAACATTCTGCTCAAAGTGAAACGAAACCGATTGCCTAGACCAGAAAAAGCGAGTTGGTTTGCAATCATTTTTGCAATTCTAGCTGTTTTGATTGCTCTAGCGGGCAATATAATGATAGAACCAAAAGAAGGCATGCCCAGTAATTTAGCGGTCTTCCTAGAGTACTTTATTTCTGCATTGATTTTTATATTAATCATGCTCAACAGAACGTTATTATTAAAAGTTCTGCTGAAAGTGATACACTCTGTTTTTGATCCTTTTAGAAGTTTAGTATTAAAAACAGACAAGAAAATATTATCTGTAATCAATAATATTAACTCTCAGGAGTTTATCTATTTTACTGAAAATGATACCGTAGAAACCATCAATAAAGTACTCTTGTACATTCAAAAAAATGAACACACCAAAAAATTAAAAATTGTTACCGCAACCAAGAACGGAACGGCTATAACCGATCAATTTAGAAACGACATCAATGTGGTAGATCGAGAATACCCGCTTATAAAGATTGAATTTATAGAGCTCGATGAAAATTTTGGCCCAGACCTTATCACAAAGCTCTCTAAAGAATGGCGCATACCAATCAACTTTATGTTTATTGGTTCTCCTGGAGACCATTTTCCTTATAAAATTGAAGATCTTGGAGGGGTTCGGTTAATTATTTGA
- a CDS encoding VIT family protein, whose amino-acid sequence MNDISNDYLDNHYIHKSNWLRAAVLGANDGILSTASIAIGVSAARTLREPVILATLAGLVAGALSMAAGEYVSVSSQTDVEKADIEREKIELKEMPDIELQRLAEIYEQRGLKKETALIVAQELTEHDVLAAHVRDELGINDISQAKPIQAAVASGASFTVGGLLPFLVTLFLPLNGMEYALYGFALFFLIILGALAAKTGGSSIGKAVLRITFWGTVAMGLTALVGYVFGVNL is encoded by the coding sequence ATGAACGACATTTCAAATGATTATTTAGACAATCATTACATCCATAAAAGTAATTGGTTAAGAGCAGCAGTACTGGGCGCCAATGATGGTATTTTATCAACTGCTAGTATTGCGATTGGAGTTTCTGCTGCACGTACATTAAGAGAGCCCGTAATCTTGGCTACCTTGGCAGGATTAGTAGCGGGTGCATTATCTATGGCTGCAGGAGAGTATGTGTCTGTGAGTTCACAAACCGATGTAGAAAAAGCAGATATTGAACGTGAGAAAATAGAACTAAAGGAAATGCCTGATATAGAATTGCAGCGTTTGGCAGAAATTTATGAGCAAAGAGGTTTAAAAAAAGAAACAGCCCTAATCGTGGCTCAAGAATTAACTGAACACGATGTTCTGGCGGCCCATGTGAGGGACGAATTGGGAATAAATGATATTAGTCAAGCAAAACCGATACAGGCGGCAGTTGCCTCTGGGGCTTCGTTTACCGTGGGTGGTTTGCTTCCTTTTTTGGTAACACTCTTTCTGCCTCTAAATGGTATGGAGTACGCTCTCTATGGTTTTGCCTTGTTTTTTCTTATTATTTTAGGAGCATTGGCGGCTAAAACAGGAGGTTCTAGTATTGGCAAAGCCGTATTGAGAATCACATTTTGGGGCACGGTAGCCATGGGATTAACTGCTTTAGTAGGTTATGTTTTTGGAGTTAATTTATAG
- a CDS encoding ZIP family metal transporter, with translation MTELELIVVFALLSGSTVFFGGLLSHYFGSHVTSGLIKAEIIHSSTAFGGGILMAAVALVLIPEGMIALSIVPMALFFLIGAITFFFIDRYMQRKGGAMSQLLGMLSDFVPEAIAMGAVFSQNPQLGMLLAIIIAIQNFPEAFNAYLELSAHYSAKKCLIILFVLSFSGLGSALAGYYFLSGMPRTVGALMLFSSGGIIYLIFQDIAPLSKISKNWIPALGACIGFLVGMVGLELLG, from the coding sequence ATGACAGAATTAGAACTAATTGTGGTATTCGCTTTGCTCTCTGGATCAACTGTCTTTTTTGGAGGATTGCTTTCGCATTATTTTGGATCACATGTGACATCAGGATTAATTAAAGCAGAGATCATCCATAGTTCAACGGCCTTTGGAGGAGGGATTTTAATGGCGGCAGTCGCTTTGGTCTTAATTCCTGAGGGAATGATCGCCTTGTCAATAGTGCCAATGGCCCTATTTTTTTTAATAGGTGCGATCACGTTCTTTTTTATAGATCGCTATATGCAACGAAAAGGTGGTGCCATGTCACAGTTATTAGGAATGCTCTCCGATTTCGTACCCGAGGCCATCGCCATGGGCGCTGTGTTTTCCCAAAATCCTCAGTTGGGCATGCTACTGGCAATAATAATCGCTATTCAAAATTTCCCTGAGGCGTTTAACGCCTATTTAGAATTGAGTGCACATTATTCGGCAAAAAAATGTTTGATAATTTTATTCGTTTTAAGCTTTTCCGGACTAGGATCGGCGCTTGCAGGATACTATTTTCTATCAGGGATGCCAAGAACGGTTGGGGCACTTATGCTTTTTTCCTCTGGAGGTATTATTTATTTGATTTTTCAGGACATCGCCCCGTTGTCAAAAATAAGTAAGAACTGGATTCCAGCACTTGGAGCTTGTATCGGTTTTTTGGTGGGAATGGTTGGTCTAGAGCTCTTAGGTTGA
- a CDS encoding bestrophin family ion channel — protein sequence MIRTEKQGFRELLIIVLPYFVLCAAYATMVVFLEEYFGDHILKLSAQIGSVFGLAVAFFLGFRMNSAYDRWWEARKIFGELTNTTRSFSAKIYTYIQTPSNLVADADNSKSVVASELMDLTCCFINQLKNEIHEKPHPSYTEEAKLLFEIYNIDLNNKVSNEILMALSLKIEQIFSDKANFEKSDLMQHINQFYNIQGKAERINNTPFLKIYSAFTRVTVTIYVLMIPFIIGDIDIGGEESYLELLAIPLFAIVSTLFLTINKLANLYGDPLEENKTSVPIEKICQNIIANCQEVKRKW from the coding sequence ATGATAAGAACAGAGAAACAAGGGTTCAGGGAGCTTCTCATAATCGTATTACCATACTTCGTTTTATGCGCTGCTTATGCAACTATGGTCGTATTTTTAGAGGAGTACTTCGGGGATCATATTTTAAAACTTTCCGCACAAATTGGTTCCGTATTTGGATTGGCCGTAGCGTTCTTTTTAGGATTTAGAATGAATTCGGCCTATGATAGGTGGTGGGAAGCACGAAAAATTTTTGGTGAATTGACCAATACGACCAGGAGCTTCAGTGCAAAAATATACACGTATATTCAAACACCTTCTAATCTAGTTGCAGATGCAGATAACTCTAAATCGGTTGTTGCTTCTGAACTAATGGATTTAACCTGTTGTTTTATTAACCAATTGAAGAATGAGATTCACGAAAAACCACATCCTAGTTATACTGAAGAGGCAAAATTGCTTTTCGAGATCTATAATATAGACCTAAACAATAAGGTTAGCAATGAGATTTTGATGGCCTTATCTTTAAAAATTGAACAGATTTTTAGTGATAAGGCCAATTTTGAAAAAAGTGATTTGATGCAGCACATTAATCAATTTTATAATATTCAAGGTAAAGCAGAACGCATTAATAATACGCCTTTTTTGAAAATCTATAGCGCCTTTACTAGAGTTACCGTTACTATTTATGTTCTTATGATTCCTTTTATCATTGGCGATATTGATATTGGAGGAGAAGAAAGTTATTTAGAGTTATTGGCAATACCTCTTTTTGCAATTGTAAGTACACTTTTTTTGACGATTAATAAACTGGCAAACTTATATGGAGATCCTTTAGAGGAAAATAAGACTTCTGTGCCTATTGAAAAAATTTGTCAAAACATCATTGCAAATTGTCAAGAGGTCAAAAGAAAATGGTGA
- a CDS encoding rubrerythrin family protein: protein MKKSLLAFVLGVASLGTLFQSCNENSEKKTDINASSQTEMEGATSETSENQDPQKLTIKNMHDAYKGETTAHFKYAAYSKKADEEGHPEIALLFKAASGAELIHANNHKVVLLRMGEAIPEIAPEFTVNSTLENLKESIKGESYEFNTMYPNFIKDANAAGNYMAQISLTYAYKVEQKHRDFYIEALAELEAGTDNTLAKIYYLCPTCGNTYATTAPARCEISMTDSKLFIKVTGL, encoded by the coding sequence ATGAAAAAATCACTATTAGCATTTGTTTTAGGCGTAGCCTCATTGGGGACGCTATTTCAATCCTGTAATGAGAATTCAGAAAAGAAAACTGACATTAATGCATCAAGTCAAACGGAAATGGAGGGGGCAACTTCGGAAACTTCCGAAAATCAAGATCCGCAAAAGTTGACCATTAAAAACATGCATGATGCTTACAAAGGAGAGACCACTGCACATTTTAAATATGCTGCTTACAGTAAAAAAGCGGATGAAGAAGGACACCCAGAAATAGCATTACTATTTAAAGCAGCGTCTGGAGCTGAGCTGATTCATGCTAATAACCACAAAGTCGTCTTGCTTAGGATGGGAGAAGCTATACCTGAAATTGCACCTGAGTTTACTGTCAATTCCACCCTAGAAAACTTAAAGGAAAGTATTAAAGGAGAGAGTTATGAGTTCAATACCATGTATCCCAACTTTATAAAAGATGCTAACGCCGCAGGAAATTACATGGCTCAAATTAGTTTAACCTATGCCTATAAGGTAGAACAAAAACATCGTGATTTTTATATCGAAGCTTTAGCAGAATTAGAAGCAGGAACAGATAATACGCTAGCAAAAATTTATTATCTGTGTCCTACTTGTGGCAATACCTATGCAACTACTGCGCCAGCACGTTGCGAAATTTCTATGACAGACTCTAAACTCTTTATTAAAGTAACGGGTTTGTAA
- a CDS encoding DUF2231 domain-containing protein has translation MITAPHLHAMLIHFPIALLFVGFLSELMALLTKKSFFKNVALYLLLIGAVGAIAAFISGSYAGDGMTDGMLQAPLETHEEAALITLWLAILTAILRVAMYYFNYQKKWLQWASFLLFAGLVISVARTGYLGGELVFKHGAGIELTLPDFEE, from the coding sequence ATGATCACAGCACCACACCTTCATGCCATGCTTATTCACTTTCCGATAGCTTTATTGTTTGTGGGGTTTCTATCAGAACTTATGGCGCTACTCACTAAAAAATCATTTTTCAAGAACGTTGCATTATATCTGCTACTTATTGGTGCGGTTGGTGCTATAGCGGCGTTTATAAGTGGTAGCTATGCTGGTGACGGAATGACCGATGGTATGCTGCAAGCTCCTCTAGAAACACATGAAGAAGCTGCTCTTATAACACTATGGCTTGCAATACTAACAGCGATTTTAAGAGTTGCAATGTATTATTTTAATTATCAAAAAAAATGGCTGCAATGGGCAAGTTTTTTATTGTTTGCAGGCTTGGTCATCTCTGTAGCTAGAACAGGCTACTTGGGAGGAGAATTAGTTTTTAAACATGGTGCTGGGATAGAATTGACTCTGCCAGATTTTGAAGAATAA